One region of Qipengyuania gaetbuli genomic DNA includes:
- a CDS encoding Hpt domain-containing protein, which translates to MAYHSASFDSALASAAGEDPQLAAELRAAFKDSLEQRLDLLKRARCDANWYQAAERLRGLAASFNSGELIELAENALQAAPGEPTVVRDIETFSQEFGE; encoded by the coding sequence ATGGCCTATCATTCTGCCAGTTTCGACAGTGCCTTAGCGAGCGCAGCGGGCGAGGATCCCCAGCTCGCGGCGGAGTTGCGCGCGGCGTTCAAGGACAGTCTCGAACAGCGGCTTGACCTCCTCAAGAGAGCGCGCTGTGATGCAAACTGGTACCAGGCAGCCGAGCGCCTCCGTGGCCTGGCCGCCAGCTTCAACTCCGGCGAACTGATCGAACTGGCCGAAAACGCGCTGCAGGCCGCTCCGGGCGAGCCCACCGTGGTGCGCGATATCGAGACGTTCTCCCAAGAATTCGGGGAATAG